Proteins from a genomic interval of Microbacterium esteraromaticum:
- a CDS encoding TrlF family AAA-like ATPase has translation MTAVTGRRIPVTTTVPSTTLPMFPGARWWKIDFHAHSPASFDFGADEGSVATVTTSYRDWLLAYMRNGIDAIVVTDHNSHAGIDEARAEVARIRESAVDEFRELHVFAGVEITVDGGYHLLAVFDVDTPGEHVNGLLHKCKYEAERGSSLGTTKMSFHEVVEEIVLHDGLAIPAHVDGPKGLFEHDRRNQADLEKSLQIIAVEAISAAGTAKALERGWVPILGSDAHHLDGNGCPEGVEAKYPGSHFTWVKMEVPNLSGLKLALSDGAQSVRPAKAGSDDPNDFSHSMIERVAVFKDGVEAAYTFGPWMNTIIGGRGVGKSTIVELVRLAMGRFTDLPEELQSDTHWFSPTPGRNATSRFWSSHTRIEVYISRSGGRYRVVWNGSTPGMSTIEVMQDGQWQEQGGSARDRFAMLINSQKQIYETARDPQSLLKAIDDQPQVGYVDWKETFDELCGKYRTQRSEIRELQTKIDSEDRVTGELSDIAADLKQIAKTRDSAEAHELDRLTKQEQELSRLETATARFEQGLGELLEEFRDLTDATQDAESADVWEAERSWRSSMIAGVGSVASALEALAEARKTWELHAAESPRRQRILDLRKFLDAPGAENTPEPERNGEDPHEANARLLRAQAEREATLAEIEKAKLKISRQMTEAEATLEQIVDHRVALSDRRRTLAADLSGKDLKLQVLAQADDTTVERDLRQLLQKSNSFDQVFADDGLPSLLEHPFKPGRDKRIGVLKSLLKELRELGAEAPSLKKYVKAPIDQRFFSHLANLDAHMFSTEVDLWFPEDRLRVQYKQDSDAKMREIDEGSPGEKTAALLAVVLQLSDVPLLLDQPEDDLDNKLIYDLVVSTLKRIKANRQVIVVTHNANVVVNADAEHVTILRHGKVPEVEVHGSIQVPHVKKSICLIMEGGESAFESRYKRLMQ, from the coding sequence GTGACGGCCGTCACCGGCAGGAGGATTCCGGTGACCACAACAGTACCGTCCACGACGCTGCCCATGTTTCCAGGCGCTCGGTGGTGGAAGATTGATTTTCACGCGCACAGCCCGGCCTCGTTCGACTTCGGCGCGGACGAGGGCAGCGTCGCCACAGTCACGACATCCTACCGCGATTGGCTGCTCGCCTATATGCGAAACGGCATCGACGCGATAGTCGTGACGGACCACAACTCCCATGCCGGCATCGACGAAGCTCGAGCCGAGGTCGCACGCATTCGGGAGTCCGCAGTCGATGAGTTTCGAGAACTGCATGTATTCGCCGGCGTCGAGATCACCGTTGACGGCGGCTATCACTTGCTTGCAGTTTTCGACGTGGATACCCCGGGCGAGCATGTCAACGGACTTCTGCACAAATGTAAGTATGAGGCTGAGAGAGGAAGCAGCCTCGGTACGACGAAAATGTCGTTCCATGAAGTGGTGGAGGAGATTGTCCTCCACGACGGTCTGGCGATCCCCGCCCATGTCGACGGCCCGAAGGGACTTTTCGAACACGACCGGCGCAATCAGGCGGATCTGGAGAAATCGCTCCAGATCATCGCAGTTGAGGCGATAAGTGCTGCTGGCACGGCTAAGGCACTCGAACGCGGCTGGGTCCCAATCCTCGGTTCAGACGCCCATCATCTTGATGGCAATGGGTGCCCTGAAGGCGTAGAAGCAAAATATCCAGGCAGCCACTTCACGTGGGTCAAGATGGAAGTCCCAAATCTATCTGGTCTAAAGCTTGCTCTCTCAGACGGCGCGCAATCGGTGCGACCGGCGAAGGCTGGTTCAGATGATCCCAACGACTTCTCCCACTCCATGATTGAACGCGTAGCCGTGTTCAAGGACGGGGTGGAGGCTGCCTACACTTTCGGCCCCTGGATGAACACCATCATTGGTGGACGCGGCGTTGGAAAGTCCACGATAGTCGAACTTGTTCGTCTCGCGATGGGCCGCTTCACGGATCTCCCCGAGGAACTTCAGAGTGATACTCATTGGTTCTCACCAACGCCTGGCCGCAACGCCACGTCACGGTTCTGGTCGAGCCATACCAGGATCGAAGTGTACATCAGCAGGAGCGGGGGGAGGTATCGCGTCGTTTGGAATGGGTCAACGCCAGGCATGTCCACAATCGAGGTAATGCAGGATGGGCAGTGGCAAGAGCAGGGCGGCTCGGCTCGAGATCGCTTCGCGATGCTCATTAACAGTCAGAAGCAGATCTATGAGACTGCCCGCGATCCGCAGAGTCTGCTCAAAGCGATCGATGACCAGCCTCAAGTTGGCTACGTGGACTGGAAGGAGACCTTCGATGAGTTGTGCGGGAAGTATCGCACCCAGAGGTCGGAAATCCGAGAGCTCCAGACAAAAATCGATTCCGAGGATCGTGTAACTGGCGAGCTGTCCGACATCGCGGCCGACCTCAAGCAAATTGCCAAAACCCGCGACTCCGCGGAGGCTCACGAGCTCGACCGTCTCACGAAGCAGGAACAGGAGCTCTCCCGCCTCGAAACGGCGACCGCACGGTTCGAACAGGGACTTGGCGAGCTGCTCGAAGAGTTCCGCGATTTGACAGACGCGACGCAGGACGCAGAGTCCGCAGATGTTTGGGAGGCAGAACGGAGCTGGCGGTCGTCGATGATCGCGGGCGTTGGGTCGGTCGCATCAGCCCTAGAGGCGCTTGCCGAAGCAAGGAAAACCTGGGAACTTCACGCTGCCGAGTCACCACGCCGCCAGCGCATTCTTGACCTCAGGAAGTTTCTCGATGCGCCTGGTGCCGAGAACACTCCGGAGCCAGAGAGAAACGGCGAAGACCCGCACGAAGCGAATGCACGCTTGTTGAGGGCGCAGGCTGAGCGAGAAGCCACGCTGGCTGAGATCGAGAAGGCGAAGCTGAAAATCTCGCGTCAGATGACCGAAGCTGAGGCCACGCTCGAACAGATCGTCGACCATCGCGTTGCGCTCTCGGATCGCCGACGCACCCTGGCAGCGGATCTTAGCGGTAAGGACTTGAAGCTTCAGGTGCTGGCCCAAGCGGATGACACGACCGTAGAGCGTGACCTTCGACAGCTTCTTCAAAAGTCAAACTCATTTGACCAGGTATTTGCTGATGACGGCTTGCCTTCTCTTCTCGAGCACCCATTCAAACCGGGGCGGGACAAACGAATCGGCGTCCTGAAGTCGCTACTCAAAGAACTCCGAGAACTTGGCGCAGAGGCACCTTCTCTGAAGAAGTACGTCAAGGCTCCGATCGACCAGCGCTTCTTTTCTCACCTCGCGAATCTCGATGCGCATATGTTCAGCACCGAAGTGGACCTGTGGTTTCCTGAAGACAGACTACGGGTGCAGTACAAGCAGGACAGTGACGCGAAGATGCGTGAGATCGACGAAGGCTCCCCGGGCGAGAAAACGGCCGCGCTCCTCGCTGTAGTTCTGCAGCTAAGTGACGTTCCTTTGTTGCTCGACCAGCCAGAAGACGACCTCGACAACAAGCTGATTTACGATCTGGTGGTCTCCACCCTCAAGCGGATTAAGGCAAATCGCCAAGTGATTGTCGTAACTCATAATGCGAATGTCGTAGTCAACGCCGACGCCGAACACGTCACAATCCTTCGGCACGGGAAGGTGCCGGAAGTTGAAGTCCACGGATCCATCCAGGTGCCCCACGTGAAGAAGTCAATCTGTTTGATCATGGAGGGCGGCGAGTCTGCCTTCGAGTCGCGATATAAGAGACTCATGCAATAA
- a CDS encoding GNAT family N-acetyltransferase, whose protein sequence is MSAGQDGAMILSTPRLALRELTADDLPALRAILQDAETMRAYEGAFDEPMVQAWLARMHDRYRTDGFGLWAVVLRETGEMIGQCGLTMQHILDQDVIEVGYLFQRAFWHRGYAVEAAAACRDHAFDVLGAERVYAQIRDTNIASMNVAIRLGMTVRGRFIKHYRGVEMPHLAFAVDRHERTLTARTDRRG, encoded by the coding sequence GTGAGCGCAGGGCAAGATGGGGCGATGATCCTGAGCACGCCCCGTCTTGCCCTGCGTGAGCTGACCGCGGACGACCTCCCGGCGCTGCGCGCCATCCTTCAGGATGCTGAGACGATGCGCGCCTACGAGGGTGCCTTCGACGAGCCGATGGTGCAGGCATGGCTCGCGCGCATGCACGACCGCTATCGCACGGATGGCTTCGGCCTGTGGGCCGTGGTGCTGCGCGAGACCGGAGAGATGATCGGCCAGTGCGGGCTGACGATGCAGCACATCCTGGATCAGGACGTGATCGAGGTCGGCTATCTGTTCCAGCGGGCGTTCTGGCATCGGGGCTATGCGGTCGAGGCCGCCGCAGCGTGCCGTGATCATGCGTTCGACGTGCTCGGTGCCGAGCGGGTGTACGCGCAGATCCGTGACACGAACATCGCGTCGATGAACGTTGCGATCCGTCTCGGAATGACGGTGCGAGGACGCTTCATCAAGCACTACCGCGGAGTCGAGATGCCGCACCTGGCGTTCGCCGTCGACCGCCACGAGCGCACGCTCACCGCGCGCACTGATCGGCGGGGATGA
- a CDS encoding GNAT family N-acetyltransferase — MSTIASPGVTISPMHVPDRLDAHDAADFHAVVALSNAVYRAETGLDDYDTTAEELLPHWRESTDTVKRTLLARENAEIVGAVTIGHAVAEPTSAEIEVLVLPNQWGRGIEQMLVDAAEDAVRALGRHVMQTYSLHRPDPGTSPLTPATGWGRISTSPLARLLGGNGYVLEQVERSSAFDLQADPAPLQRMLAEATAIAGQDYRVVAWSLPTPSHLQDGYAWVLSRMSTDVPSGGLAIDEEIWDAERVARRDQQLLDGGQTVSVVGVEHVPTGTLAAFNELVIGDDPAGVTHQYNTLVLKEQRGHRLGQIVKCANILRWRELAPHSPRIVTFNAEENRPMLGINEAMGFRPIAYAGAWQKKLS, encoded by the coding sequence ATGAGCACGATCGCCTCACCTGGCGTGACGATCTCACCGATGCACGTCCCTGATCGGCTCGACGCCCACGATGCCGCGGACTTCCACGCGGTCGTGGCGTTGAGCAACGCCGTCTATCGGGCCGAAACCGGGTTGGACGACTACGACACCACTGCGGAAGAACTGCTGCCGCACTGGCGGGAGAGCACCGATACGGTCAAACGCACGCTGCTCGCGCGCGAGAACGCCGAGATCGTCGGCGCGGTGACGATCGGCCATGCGGTCGCCGAGCCGACCAGCGCCGAGATCGAGGTGCTCGTGCTGCCCAACCAGTGGGGGCGTGGAATCGAGCAGATGCTCGTCGACGCCGCCGAGGACGCAGTGCGGGCCCTCGGGCGCCACGTCATGCAGACGTACTCCCTGCACCGTCCCGACCCCGGCACGTCACCGCTCACCCCGGCCACGGGGTGGGGACGCATCTCGACGTCGCCACTCGCTCGTCTACTCGGCGGCAACGGATACGTGCTCGAGCAGGTCGAGCGCAGCAGCGCGTTCGATCTGCAGGCGGACCCGGCGCCACTGCAGCGGATGCTCGCTGAGGCGACGGCCATTGCCGGCCAGGACTACCGGGTCGTTGCCTGGTCACTGCCGACGCCGAGTCATCTGCAAGACGGGTATGCGTGGGTGCTGTCACGGATGTCGACCGATGTGCCGAGCGGTGGTCTGGCCATCGACGAGGAGATCTGGGACGCGGAGCGCGTTGCCCGACGGGATCAGCAACTGCTCGACGGCGGTCAGACGGTCTCAGTCGTCGGGGTCGAACATGTTCCGACCGGCACCCTTGCCGCGTTCAACGAGCTCGTGATCGGCGACGATCCCGCGGGTGTGACGCACCAGTACAACACGCTGGTGCTCAAGGAGCAGCGCGGGCACCGGCTGGGCCAGATCGTCAAGTGCGCGAACATCCTGCGCTGGCGCGAACTGGCGCCGCACTCTCCGCGCATCGTGACGTTCAACGCCGAGGAGAACCGGCCCATGCTCGGGATCAATGAGGCGATGGGCTTCCGACCGATCGCCTACGCCGGGGCGTGGCAGAAGAAGCTGTCGTGA
- a CDS encoding GNAT family N-acetyltransferase, whose product MSILLPAGAVLRRLELPARVDAAPTPLIREYTAVRNACVAEKTGRDDEAQTPEAMLAVLRGDTDVTRTQWYVELDGRIVGCVPLNISHDGDGGMAIGTIALLKEHWGRGIGTAVLRFVEEQARTAGVRRLLCWNQHRGADARGEVASPTGFGAVPNDHAARFLQRHDFRLEQVERASELRWTSDSEDHLRSLQHEAQTHAPDYRVVQWMLPTPSEHLDGYAWLKSRMSTDVPDAALDMPVERWDAERVHRHDARYAARGARVLVTAAQHIATGELCAFNELAIIGTDAAKTDQEDTLVLAEHRGRRLGMLVKTAGLLSWRARYPESPYVVTYNAEENRPMLSINEAIGFTPVAYEGAWRKDLT is encoded by the coding sequence ATGAGCATCCTTCTCCCTGCCGGTGCCGTGCTGCGTCGGCTCGAGCTTCCTGCTCGGGTCGACGCAGCACCCACCCCTCTCATCCGCGAGTACACCGCCGTGCGCAACGCCTGTGTGGCTGAGAAGACCGGCCGCGACGACGAAGCGCAGACGCCCGAGGCGATGCTCGCGGTGCTGCGCGGCGACACCGACGTCACACGCACGCAGTGGTACGTCGAGCTCGACGGCCGCATCGTCGGATGCGTGCCGCTGAACATCTCGCACGACGGCGACGGCGGCATGGCCATCGGCACGATCGCCCTGCTCAAGGAGCACTGGGGGCGCGGCATCGGCACCGCGGTACTGCGGTTCGTCGAAGAGCAGGCCCGCACCGCGGGTGTACGGCGGCTGCTGTGCTGGAATCAGCACCGCGGTGCGGATGCGCGCGGCGAGGTGGCCTCACCGACGGGTTTCGGCGCCGTGCCGAATGACCACGCGGCGCGCTTTCTGCAGCGTCACGACTTCCGCCTCGAGCAGGTCGAGCGCGCGAGCGAACTGCGTTGGACGTCTGACAGCGAGGACCACCTGCGCTCGCTGCAGCACGAGGCGCAGACGCACGCCCCCGACTACCGCGTCGTGCAGTGGATGCTGCCGACCCCGTCGGAGCATCTCGATGGCTACGCCTGGCTGAAGTCGCGGATGTCGACGGACGTGCCCGATGCGGCGCTGGACATGCCGGTCGAACGCTGGGATGCCGAGCGCGTGCACCGACACGACGCGCGGTACGCCGCACGCGGAGCCCGCGTGCTGGTGACGGCCGCGCAGCATATCGCCACGGGCGAGCTGTGCGCGTTCAACGAGCTCGCGATCATCGGCACCGACGCCGCGAAGACCGATCAAGAGGACACCCTCGTGCTCGCTGAGCATCGCGGGCGCCGCCTGGGAATGCTGGTGAAGACGGCGGGCTTGCTGTCGTGGCGCGCCCGCTACCCCGAATCACCGTACGTCGTGACGTACAACGCCGAGGAGAACCGGCCCATGCTCTCCATCAACGAAGCCATCGGCTTCACCCCGGTCGCCTACGAGGGCGCCTGGCGGAAGGATCTCACATGA
- the smc gene encoding chromosome segregation protein SMC: MHLKSLTLKGFKSFAQPTSFVFEPGVTCIVGPNGSGKSNVVDALAWVMGEQGAKTLRGGKMEDVIFAGTSTRGPLGRAEVQLTIDNSDGALPIDYAEVTISRTLFRNGSSEYAINGSTCRLLDVQELLSDSGLGREMHVIVGQGRLDTVLQASPEDRRGFIEEAAGILKHRRRKEKTLRKLDAMETNLTRLSDLAGEIRRQLKPLGRQAEIAREAQTIAAVVRDAKARIFADDVVTLRTALADHTRTEQERHTERLVLAEQADAVRAGIQRLEKEQTSAAVDEARRVSFGLEQTQERMRSLFTLANQRLALLGAEEDDVVTAITVTQDTIDEAKDEITRISEGLGDAQDAAAAASRDVIAARAELDTLDVDIAEQSALVSAYDMRMNTLRGNADSAASALAAVRGGVLRQEQALESAHSRRREAAAALESIDDAEAPDGTAAEFAAAYDEAQKALTAAEADRDALREKLHDSEREADALMAKAAALGSALALSGGAAEIVAAGAEGVRGLVGDAVQVRAGYEAAIAAVLGSLAEGVLVDRADQAYALVAAGARGTVDFVIAEGGVAREAVSQITGTTRAVDVVEAPAGVLALLAPVLIADDLDAGRAARSTLDAAGDTLTTIVTGSGEVITAHTLRAGSGETSRLELAAERDAATERLAEVQITVEELRGSRVDATDRVEAARRTAKDALRALREHDAALASHAEQLNRVTVQHEAAVAECERLEAALAQAQSAVSDAEQKADTAKAEVATAEAEPRPVLDASARDGLLEALETAREGEVRARLEIETLRERVRAAQARVASLERQREQERDAAAEAARRAVIRRAQREAASAVADELPRVLDSIDRSVSEARVALASAEAERSAQNEELTVLRSQEGSLRERLAGLTESVHGLELQIHEKKLHLHGLLERVASELALDEDILIAEYGPDQPVPRDPGAEDGDDDAAVPFDRRIQERRLKEAERKLAQLGRVNPLALEEFAALEQRHAFLTEQLADLTKTRQDLLTIIAELDERMETIFASAFEDTKQAFSEVFPLLFPGGTGSISLTNPDDMLTTGIDVAVRPVGKKIERLSLLSGGERSLAAVALLVAIFKARPSPFYILDEVEAALDDANLGRLLTVFEQLRESSQLLVITHQKRTMEIADALYGVSMRQDGVSAVVGQRVGDRAAAGA, translated from the coding sequence ATGCACCTGAAGAGCCTGACGCTCAAGGGCTTCAAGTCGTTCGCGCAGCCGACGAGCTTCGTCTTCGAGCCTGGTGTGACGTGCATCGTAGGTCCCAACGGCTCGGGCAAGTCGAACGTCGTCGATGCACTCGCGTGGGTGATGGGCGAGCAAGGGGCCAAGACCCTGCGCGGCGGAAAGATGGAAGACGTCATCTTCGCCGGCACCTCGACGCGCGGACCGCTAGGGCGTGCCGAGGTGCAGCTCACCATCGACAACAGCGATGGAGCTCTGCCCATCGACTACGCCGAAGTCACCATCAGCCGCACACTGTTCCGGAACGGCTCCAGCGAGTACGCCATCAACGGCTCGACCTGCCGACTGCTCGATGTGCAGGAACTGCTGAGCGACTCGGGGCTCGGACGCGAGATGCACGTCATCGTCGGGCAGGGCCGGCTGGACACCGTGTTGCAGGCCTCACCCGAGGATCGTCGCGGCTTCATCGAAGAGGCCGCGGGCATCCTCAAACACCGCCGGCGCAAAGAGAAGACCCTGCGCAAGCTCGACGCGATGGAGACCAACCTCACGCGCCTCAGCGATCTCGCCGGCGAGATCAGGCGCCAGCTCAAGCCACTCGGACGGCAGGCCGAGATCGCCCGCGAGGCGCAGACGATCGCGGCGGTGGTGCGTGATGCCAAGGCGCGGATCTTCGCCGACGACGTGGTCACGCTGCGCACCGCGCTGGCCGACCATACGCGCACCGAGCAGGAGCGTCACACCGAGCGGCTCGTGCTCGCGGAGCAGGCGGATGCAGTGCGTGCGGGCATCCAGCGCCTCGAGAAGGAACAGACGTCGGCCGCCGTCGATGAGGCACGGCGCGTGTCGTTCGGCCTGGAGCAGACGCAGGAGCGCATGCGCAGCCTGTTCACCCTCGCCAATCAGCGCCTGGCGCTGCTGGGGGCCGAAGAGGACGACGTCGTGACCGCGATCACCGTCACACAAGACACGATCGACGAGGCCAAGGACGAGATCACGCGGATCTCTGAAGGGCTCGGCGACGCGCAGGACGCCGCCGCAGCGGCGAGCCGTGACGTCATCGCCGCGCGCGCCGAACTGGACACGCTCGACGTCGATATCGCCGAGCAGAGCGCACTGGTCTCGGCCTACGACATGCGGATGAACACGCTCCGTGGCAACGCCGATTCCGCAGCATCCGCCTTGGCCGCGGTACGCGGCGGTGTCTTGCGGCAGGAACAGGCACTCGAATCGGCGCATAGCCGTCGTCGAGAAGCCGCCGCCGCACTGGAATCGATCGACGATGCCGAGGCGCCGGACGGCACCGCGGCAGAGTTTGCCGCCGCGTACGACGAGGCACAAAAGGCGCTGACCGCCGCCGAAGCCGATCGTGATGCGCTGCGCGAGAAACTGCACGACTCCGAACGCGAAGCCGACGCCCTGATGGCGAAGGCCGCTGCCCTCGGCAGTGCGCTGGCCCTCTCCGGCGGTGCTGCCGAGATCGTCGCGGCGGGCGCAGAAGGCGTGCGTGGACTCGTCGGCGACGCCGTACAGGTGCGTGCGGGCTACGAGGCGGCGATCGCCGCCGTGCTGGGATCGCTGGCCGAGGGCGTTCTGGTGGATCGTGCCGATCAGGCCTACGCGCTCGTCGCGGCCGGCGCGCGCGGCACCGTCGACTTCGTGATCGCCGAGGGCGGCGTCGCCCGTGAGGCGGTCTCTCAGATCACCGGCACCACGCGCGCCGTCGATGTCGTCGAAGCGCCCGCAGGCGTGCTCGCGCTACTCGCCCCCGTGCTGATCGCCGATGACCTGGACGCGGGGCGCGCCGCGCGAAGCACACTTGATGCCGCGGGCGACACGCTGACGACGATTGTGACCGGCAGCGGTGAGGTGATCACGGCACACACCCTGCGCGCCGGTTCGGGTGAGACCTCGCGGCTCGAGCTGGCGGCCGAGCGCGACGCGGCCACGGAGCGACTTGCCGAGGTGCAGATCACGGTCGAGGAACTGCGCGGTTCGCGCGTCGATGCGACCGACCGCGTCGAGGCGGCCAGGCGCACGGCGAAAGACGCCTTGCGAGCGCTGCGCGAACACGACGCCGCGCTGGCCTCTCACGCCGAGCAGCTCAACCGCGTCACCGTGCAGCACGAGGCCGCCGTCGCCGAATGCGAACGTCTGGAGGCCGCACTCGCACAGGCGCAGTCCGCAGTGTCGGATGCTGAGCAGAAGGCCGACACGGCGAAGGCAGAAGTCGCAACAGCAGAGGCCGAACCCCGCCCAGTGCTCGACGCCTCGGCGCGCGACGGGCTACTCGAAGCGCTCGAGACCGCACGCGAGGGCGAGGTGCGCGCTCGACTGGAGATCGAGACGCTGCGCGAGCGCGTGCGTGCCGCTCAAGCCCGGGTGGCGTCACTGGAACGCCAACGCGAGCAGGAGCGCGACGCCGCCGCTGAGGCCGCACGACGGGCTGTGATCCGGCGTGCTCAGCGCGAGGCTGCATCGGCGGTGGCGGACGAACTGCCCCGGGTGCTCGACTCGATCGACCGCTCGGTCAGCGAGGCCCGCGTCGCGTTGGCATCCGCTGAGGCCGAGCGCTCCGCGCAGAACGAGGAGCTCACGGTGCTGCGCTCCCAGGAAGGATCGCTGCGCGAACGCCTCGCGGGCCTGACCGAGAGCGTCCACGGTCTCGAACTGCAGATCCACGAGAAGAAGCTGCACCTGCACGGGCTGCTCGAACGCGTCGCATCCGAACTCGCGCTCGACGAAGATATTCTCATTGCGGAATACGGTCCGGATCAGCCGGTTCCGCGCGATCCGGGCGCTGAGGACGGGGACGATGATGCGGCTGTTCCGTTCGACCGCCGCATCCAAGAGCGACGGCTGAAGGAGGCCGAGCGCAAGCTCGCCCAACTCGGTCGTGTCAATCCGCTGGCGCTGGAGGAGTTCGCGGCGCTGGAGCAACGGCACGCGTTCCTCACCGAGCAACTGGCCGACCTCACCAAGACCCGCCAGGACCTGCTGACCATCATCGCCGAGCTCGACGAACGCATGGAGACCATCTTCGCCAGCGCTTTCGAAGACACCAAGCAGGCCTTCAGTGAGGTATTCCCGCTGCTGTTCCCCGGAGGAACCGGCAGCATCTCGCTGACCAATCCGGACGACATGCTCACCACGGGCATCGACGTCGCTGTGCGGCCGGTGGGCAAGAAGATCGAGCGATTGTCGCTGCTGTCGGGCGGCGAGCGGTCACTGGCCGCGGTGGCGTTGCTCGTCGCGATTTTCAAGGCGCGTCCGAGCCCGTTCTACATCCTCGACGAGGTCGAGGCGGCGCTCGACGACGCGAACCTCGGCCGCCTGCTGACCGTGTTCGAGCAGCTGCGTGAGAGTTCGCAGCTCCTGGTGATCACGCATCAGAAGCGCACGATGGAGATCGCCGATGCGCTCTACGGCGTCTCCATGCGCCAGGACGGCGTGTCGGCCGTGGTCGGACAGCGCGTGGGCGACCGCGCCGCGGCCGGCGCCTGA
- the ftsY gene encoding signal recognition particle-docking protein FtsY, which yields MAEKSWSLGRALRGMFVKPTIDETTWEDLETALITADFGPDITEQLLDELREQVERFRTTDPRDLQRMLRETLEERFAKFDTTLKLTERPAVVLVVGVNGVGKTTTIGKFTKFLRGYERSVVVGAADTFRAAAVEQLATWAQRGGAAIVRPQHEGQDPASVAFQTVEYAKNQGVEIAIIDTAGRLHTKSGLMDELSKVRRVVEKQAPISEVLLVLDATTGQNGVMQAESFLQHAGVTGLVITKLDGSAKGGFVLAVQERTGIPVKLLGQGEGIDDLTGFTPHVFVQSLVGA from the coding sequence ATGGCGGAGAAGTCCTGGTCCCTCGGTCGCGCGCTGCGCGGCATGTTCGTCAAGCCCACGATCGATGAGACGACATGGGAGGACCTGGAGACCGCGCTGATCACGGCCGACTTCGGTCCGGACATCACTGAACAGCTGCTCGATGAGCTGCGCGAGCAGGTCGAGCGCTTCCGCACGACCGACCCGCGCGACCTGCAGCGGATGCTGCGCGAGACTCTCGAAGAGCGCTTCGCGAAGTTCGACACGACGCTCAAGCTCACCGAGCGGCCGGCCGTCGTGCTCGTCGTCGGGGTCAATGGCGTCGGCAAGACGACCACGATCGGCAAGTTCACCAAGTTCCTGCGCGGATACGAGCGCAGCGTGGTCGTCGGCGCCGCCGATACCTTCCGCGCCGCGGCCGTCGAACAGCTCGCCACCTGGGCACAGCGCGGGGGAGCGGCGATCGTGCGCCCGCAGCACGAGGGGCAGGATCCCGCCTCAGTCGCCTTCCAGACCGTCGAGTACGCGAAGAACCAGGGCGTCGAGATCGCCATCATCGACACGGCCGGCCGTCTGCACACCAAGAGCGGGCTGATGGACGAACTGTCCAAGGTGCGCCGCGTGGTCGAGAAGCAGGCGCCGATCAGCGAGGTGCTGCTCGTGCTCGACGCCACCACGGGTCAGAACGGCGTCATGCAGGCCGAGTCCTTCCTGCAGCACGCCGGCGTCACGGGGCTGGTGATCACCAAGCTCGATGGTTCTGCGAAGGGCGGCTTCGTGCTGGCCGTGCAGGAGCGCACTGGCATCCCGGTCAAGCTGCTCGGCCAAGGTGAGGGCATCGACGACCTCACCGGTTTCACCCCGCACGTGTTCGTCCAGTCGCTGGTCGGCGCGTAG
- a CDS encoding DUF2004 domain-containing protein: MAIEHDYFGVLSSGPDGAIFWTERVEFGDQSVTVDLTAPDQDDVSAAALDAAAALIGSIEGLDDIVRRAMLTEVDDRTSEVTEYVLQQQEAYGDELEDVLVDISGDAAVDIIRSLRLSSMTILADEHGGSEPFAVLEYALDADATDDVLLVNLGSDGAVMSVMSAD, from the coding sequence ATGGCGATCGAACACGACTATTTCGGAGTTCTCTCTTCCGGACCCGACGGGGCCATCTTCTGGACCGAGCGGGTCGAGTTCGGCGACCAGTCGGTGACGGTCGACCTCACCGCCCCCGACCAGGACGACGTCTCCGCGGCGGCATTGGACGCGGCGGCAGCACTGATCGGCAGCATCGAAGGGCTCGACGACATCGTGCGCCGCGCCATGCTCACCGAGGTCGATGACCGCACCAGTGAAGTCACCGAGTACGTCCTGCAGCAGCAGGAAGCGTATGGCGACGAACTCGAGGACGTCCTGGTCGACATCAGCGGTGACGCGGCGGTCGACATCATCCGCTCGCTGCGCCTGTCGAGCATGACGATCCTCGCCGACGAGCACGGCGGTAGCGAGCCGTTCGCGGTCCTCGAGTACGCGCTGGATGCGGATGCCACCGACGATGTGCTGCTGGTCAACCTCGGCTCCGACGGCGCCGTGATGTCGGTGATGAGCGCAGACTAG